In one Hymenobacter sp. DG25B genomic region, the following are encoded:
- the uvrA gene encoding excinuclease ABC subunit UvrA — protein MADNSALQMAAPAADPIDQLDPREFILIKNARVHNLKNLSVALPRNKFIVVTGLSGSGKSSLAFDTLYAEGQRMYVESLSSYARQFLGRMDKPDVDYIRGISPAIAIEQKVSIKNNRSTVGTSTEIYDYLKLLFARVGRTFSPISGEQVRKDNVADVVDYLFRLPGGTRIMVLAPLMPSEAGRPMSKELDLLLQKGYSRVVVNGETSFIEELIAEGQPEVKGDVFIMIDRAVIQPGDEDLMFRLSDSVQTAFFEGHGTCIIKLDDETRTFSDRFELDGEVFEEPSVNFFSFNNPYGACQTCEGFGSVLGIDEDLVIPDKSLTVYEGAIAPWRTDKQSEWLKPLLKNGIRFDFPIHRPYNELSEAERQLLWKGNKYFDGLDDYFKWVSTQTHKIQYRVLQSRYRGRTTCPDCRGTRLRKDAQYVKISGQSITDLVLLPVSKALEFFQNMNLDEHDAKVAERLVTEVTNRLEYLNRVGLGYLTLNRLSSTLSGGESQRISLATSLGSALVGSMYILDEPSIGLHPKDAEQLIGVLRSLQKLGNTVIVVEHEEKIMEEADQIIDIGPEAGSGGGHLMFQGTYQEILKDTATYTGQYLSGKMEVAVPKTRRPWRNALELTGARENNLKNVSVKFPLNVMTVVTGVSGSGKSTLIRRILAPALMKQLGGGAGEATGKFDRLMGVSGQVTHVEFVDQNPIGKSSRSNPVTYVKAYDAIRSLFADQQLAKARGFKPSHFSFNIDGGRCEVCQGEGQVKIEMQFMADIYLTCEACEGRKFKQDVLDVKYQDKSINEVLEMTIEDSIEFFKNQLKIVERLRPLDDVGLGYIRLGQSANTLSGGEAQRVKLASFLTKGATLQQDKILFIFDEPSTGLHFHDINKLMTALNALVEQGNSVLIIEHNMDIIKCADWIIDLGPEGGINGGHLLFEGTPEEMVKIKDSNHTARFLAEKL, from the coding sequence ATGGCCGACAATTCCGCTCTGCAAATGGCCGCTCCGGCAGCCGACCCCATTGACCAGCTCGACCCACGCGAGTTTATCCTGATAAAAAATGCCCGGGTTCATAATCTCAAGAACCTGAGCGTGGCGCTGCCGCGCAATAAATTCATTGTGGTTACGGGCCTCTCGGGCTCGGGCAAGTCCTCGCTGGCGTTTGATACCTTATATGCCGAGGGCCAGCGTATGTACGTGGAAAGCCTCTCGTCCTACGCCCGCCAGTTCCTGGGCCGCATGGATAAGCCCGATGTAGACTACATCCGGGGCATTTCGCCGGCCATTGCCATCGAGCAGAAGGTCAGCATCAAGAACAACCGCTCCACGGTAGGCACCAGCACCGAGATTTACGACTACCTCAAGCTACTCTTCGCCCGCGTAGGCCGCACGTTCTCGCCCATCAGCGGGGAGCAGGTGCGCAAGGATAACGTGGCCGATGTGGTGGATTACCTGTTCCGCCTGCCCGGCGGCACCCGCATTATGGTGCTGGCGCCTCTGATGCCCTCGGAAGCGGGCCGGCCCATGAGCAAGGAGCTGGATTTGCTGCTGCAGAAAGGCTACAGCCGCGTAGTCGTAAACGGCGAAACATCCTTCATTGAAGAGCTGATTGCCGAAGGCCAGCCCGAGGTGAAAGGCGACGTGTTCATCATGATTGACCGCGCCGTGATTCAGCCCGGCGACGAAGACTTGATGTTCCGCCTCTCTGACTCGGTACAAACCGCTTTCTTCGAGGGCCACGGCACCTGTATCATTAAGCTCGACGACGAAACCCGCACCTTCTCCGACCGGTTTGAGCTGGACGGCGAAGTGTTCGAGGAGCCCAGCGTCAACTTCTTTTCCTTCAACAATCCCTACGGCGCCTGCCAGACCTGCGAAGGCTTCGGCTCGGTGCTGGGTATTGATGAAGACCTGGTGATTCCCGACAAAAGCCTGACGGTGTATGAAGGCGCCATTGCCCCCTGGCGCACCGACAAGCAGAGCGAGTGGCTGAAGCCCCTGCTCAAAAACGGTATCCGCTTCGATTTCCCCATTCACCGGCCCTACAATGAGCTGAGTGAGGCTGAACGCCAGCTGCTCTGGAAGGGCAATAAGTACTTCGACGGCCTCGACGACTACTTTAAGTGGGTTTCCACCCAAACGCACAAAATCCAATACCGCGTGCTGCAAAGCCGCTACCGGGGCCGCACCACCTGCCCCGACTGTCGCGGCACGCGCCTGCGTAAAGACGCCCAGTACGTGAAAATCAGCGGCCAAAGCATTACTGATCTGGTGCTGCTGCCGGTGAGCAAGGCCCTGGAGTTCTTCCAGAACATGAATCTGGACGAGCACGACGCCAAGGTGGCCGAGCGTCTGGTAACGGAAGTAACCAACCGCCTGGAGTACCTCAACCGCGTGGGCCTGGGCTACCTCACCCTGAACCGCCTGAGCAGCACGCTTTCCGGCGGCGAAAGCCAGCGTATTTCGCTGGCAACCTCGCTGGGCTCGGCGCTGGTAGGCTCCATGTATATCCTCGATGAGCCCAGCATTGGCCTGCACCCCAAGGATGCCGAGCAGCTGATTGGCGTGCTGCGCTCCTTGCAAAAGCTGGGCAACACGGTTATTGTGGTAGAGCACGAGGAGAAAATCATGGAAGAGGCCGACCAGATCATCGACATCGGCCCCGAAGCCGGCAGCGGTGGCGGCCACCTCATGTTCCAGGGTACCTACCAAGAGATTCTGAAGGACACCGCTACCTACACCGGCCAGTACCTGAGCGGGAAAATGGAAGTGGCCGTGCCCAAAACCCGCCGCCCCTGGCGCAATGCCCTGGAACTGACCGGCGCCCGCGAAAACAATCTGAAGAACGTCTCCGTCAAGTTTCCGCTGAACGTTATGACGGTAGTAACGGGCGTATCCGGCTCGGGCAAGTCAACGCTCATTCGCCGCATTCTGGCACCCGCGCTCATGAAGCAGCTGGGCGGCGGCGCCGGCGAGGCTACCGGCAAGTTCGACCGCCTCATGGGCGTGAGCGGGCAGGTAACGCACGTGGAGTTTGTGGACCAGAACCCCATCGGCAAAAGCAGCCGCTCCAACCCGGTGACGTACGTAAAGGCCTACGACGCTATCCGCAGCCTGTTCGCGGATCAGCAGCTGGCCAAGGCCCGCGGCTTCAAACCGTCGCACTTCTCCTTCAACATTGATGGCGGCCGCTGTGAGGTTTGCCAGGGCGAAGGCCAGGTGAAGATTGAAATGCAGTTCATGGCCGATATCTACCTGACCTGCGAAGCCTGTGAGGGCCGCAAGTTCAAGCAGGATGTATTGGACGTGAAATACCAGGACAAGAGCATCAACGAGGTGCTGGAAATGACCATTGAGGACAGCATTGAGTTCTTCAAAAACCAGTTGAAGATTGTGGAGCGCCTCCGGCCGCTCGATGATGTGGGCCTGGGCTATATCCGCCTGGGGCAGTCGGCCAACACGCTTTCCGGCGGCGAGGCCCAGCGCGTGAAGCTGGCTTCCTTCCTGACCAAAGGCGCCACACTGCAGCAGGATAAGATTCTGTTCATTTTTGATGAGCCCAGCACCGGCCTGCACTTCCACGACATCAACAAGCTGATGACGGCCCTGAATGCGCTGGTAGAGCAAGGCAACTCGGTACTCATCATCGAGCACAACATGGACATCATCAAGTGCGCCGACTGGATTATCGACCTCGGCCCCGAAGGCGGCATCAACGGTGGCCACCTGCTGTTTGAAGGTACGCCGGAGGAGATGGTGAAAATTAAGGATAGCAACCACACGGCGCGGTTCCTGGCCGAGAAGCTGTAG
- a CDS encoding T9SS type A sorting domain-containing protein has translation MQLYPNPAHQRFSLLLPAVPGAKQVQATLLNMLGQAVCRKTALLPAAGTHFDFDVRDLRAGVYVLRLQAGAEVLVKRVVVE, from the coding sequence GTGCAACTCTATCCTAACCCAGCCCATCAGCGCTTCAGTCTGCTACTGCCAGCCGTGCCCGGTGCCAAGCAGGTGCAGGCCACGTTGCTCAATATGCTAGGGCAGGCAGTATGCCGGAAAACGGCACTCCTGCCTGCCGCCGGTACTCATTTTGATTTCGATGTGCGGGACCTGCGGGCTGGTGTGTACGTGCTGCGTCTGCAGGCCGGAGCCGAAGTGTTGGTTAAGCGCGTAGTGGTGGAATAG
- a CDS encoding tryptophan-rich sensory protein encodes MEITPHPHFSATYAESRVWRGLAAVAIVLNIALNYVSQQYPFNGQTNAVVSGKYPTLLTPAGYAFSIWGLIFLSLLAYAVWQLLPAQRHNPLPSAVARPLVVANLATGAWLVVFAYELMPLSAAVMLIILGSLIVAYGRARRLVLEDQSPAIGSVPVALYLGWISVATVINLTIALRDLGWQPELNVSLLLALVLIAIVTALGILVGSAFRDVVIPLVVAWALVAIWLARRPQYPELAWAALAGAVLAGVVGVALALRRRRVVAGV; translated from the coding sequence ATGGAAATCACCCCGCATCCTCATTTCTCCGCCACCTACGCCGAAAGCCGCGTGTGGCGCGGGCTGGCGGCCGTAGCCATTGTACTCAATATTGCACTCAACTATGTGTCTCAGCAATACCCGTTTAATGGGCAAACCAATGCGGTGGTTTCGGGTAAGTACCCCACGCTGCTCACGCCGGCGGGCTATGCGTTCAGTATTTGGGGGCTGATATTTCTGAGCTTGCTGGCGTACGCGGTGTGGCAGCTGCTGCCTGCCCAGCGGCACAACCCTTTGCCCAGCGCGGTGGCCCGGCCGCTGGTGGTAGCCAACCTGGCTACCGGCGCCTGGCTGGTGGTGTTTGCCTATGAGTTAATGCCCCTGAGTGCGGCCGTAATGCTTATTATTCTGGGTAGTTTGATTGTGGCCTACGGGCGGGCGCGGCGGCTGGTGCTGGAGGACCAAAGCCCCGCCATAGGCAGCGTGCCGGTGGCGCTGTATCTGGGCTGGATTTCGGTGGCTACGGTCATCAACCTAACTATTGCGCTGCGCGACCTGGGCTGGCAGCCGGAGCTGAATGTGTCGCTGCTGCTGGCTTTGGTGCTGATTGCCATAGTTACAGCCCTGGGTATTCTGGTAGGCAGCGCTTTCCGGGACGTAGTGATTCCGCTGGTGGTGGCCTGGGCGCTGGTGGCTATCTGGCTGGCACGGCGCCCGCAGTATCCGGAGCTGGCCTGGGCTGCGCTGGCCGGCGCGGTGCTGGCGGGGGTAGTAGGCGTGGCGCTGGCCCTGCGCCGGCGGCGCGTAGTAGCCGGAGTCTGA
- the tpiA gene encoding triose-phosphate isomerase, giving the protein MRKNIVAGNWKMNMTLQDGLALVSEITNMVQDEVTGSDVQVVICPPFPFLSAIGKQLPAGSQFHLGAQNCHQKESGAFTGEVSAKMLQSVGTEYVILGHSERRQYFREDDELLSQKLKAALAAGLKPIFCVGESLETREADDTFKYIEKQLKDGLFHLSNEEFEQVVVAYEPIWAIGTGKTATSAQAQEVHAFIREQIARAYDAEAALNTTILYGGSANAQNARELFSQPDVDGGLIGGASLKSRDFTEIIKSF; this is encoded by the coding sequence ATGCGTAAGAACATCGTTGCCGGCAACTGGAAAATGAACATGACGCTCCAGGATGGCCTGGCGCTGGTTTCCGAAATCACCAACATGGTACAGGACGAGGTAACCGGCTCCGATGTGCAGGTGGTTATCTGCCCACCGTTTCCGTTTCTGTCGGCCATTGGCAAGCAGCTGCCCGCTGGCAGCCAGTTCCACCTGGGCGCACAGAACTGCCACCAGAAGGAAAGCGGTGCTTTCACGGGCGAGGTGTCGGCCAAAATGCTGCAATCAGTAGGAACAGAGTATGTGATTCTGGGCCATTCTGAGCGCCGCCAGTATTTCCGTGAGGATGATGAGTTGCTGAGCCAGAAGCTGAAAGCGGCCCTGGCTGCCGGTCTGAAGCCTATTTTCTGCGTGGGCGAGAGCCTGGAAACCCGCGAAGCCGACGACACTTTCAAATACATTGAGAAGCAGCTGAAAGACGGCCTGTTCCACCTCTCCAATGAGGAGTTTGAGCAGGTAGTAGTTGCTTACGAGCCCATCTGGGCCATTGGCACCGGCAAAACGGCCACCAGCGCCCAGGCGCAGGAAGTGCATGCCTTCATCCGCGAGCAGATTGCCCGCGCTTATGATGCCGAAGCGGCCCTGAACACAACCATTCTGTACGGCGGCTCGGCCAACGCCCAGAACGCCCGTGAGCTGTTCAGCCAGCCCGATGTAGATGGCGGCCTCATCGGTGGCGCCTCCCTCAAGTCCCGCGACTTCACGGAAATCATCAAGTCGTTTTAG
- a CDS encoding DUF6150 family protein has protein sequence MLHTLLLSGFLALNPFQPAPAIPFVEAGPVGSVDACRIYGSIFLETDPRRRARCFATVYREPEEAFADVLVYQEDNKLFADKAGFWYFTRARDFADYVLFVTDKRALADFSIQYTKVRSYAGCRSQR, from the coding sequence ATGCTCCATACCCTGCTGCTTTCCGGTTTCCTGGCGCTGAATCCGTTTCAGCCGGCTCCGGCCATACCGTTTGTGGAGGCCGGGCCGGTAGGCTCCGTTGATGCCTGCCGAATTTATGGCAGCATCTTTCTGGAAACCGACCCCCGCCGACGGGCCCGGTGCTTTGCTACGGTGTATCGGGAGCCGGAGGAAGCCTTTGCCGATGTGTTGGTGTACCAGGAAGACAACAAGCTTTTTGCCGATAAAGCCGGCTTCTGGTACTTCACCAGGGCCCGCGACTTTGCCGATTATGTGCTATTCGTGACGGATAAGCGCGCTTTAGCCGATTTCAGCATTCAGTATACCAAGGTGCGCAGCTACGCTGGTTGCCGTTCCCAGCGGTAA
- a CDS encoding OmpA family protein, which produces MVKLLQQNPALRLAVQGHTDNTGSAEHNRKLSTARAQAVVANLTQHAIASPRLQAAGFGPDRPIADNSTEQGKARNRRVELVELVELVELVKLVKL; this is translated from the coding sequence GTGGTGAAGCTGCTGCAGCAAAACCCAGCGCTGCGCCTGGCTGTGCAGGGCCACACCGATAACACCGGCAGCGCCGAGCACAACCGCAAGCTTTCCACGGCCCGAGCCCAGGCCGTGGTAGCCAACCTCACGCAGCACGCCATTGCCAGCCCGCGCCTGCAAGCCGCCGGCTTCGGCCCCGATCGGCCCATTGCTGATAACAGCACGGAGCAGGGCAAAGCCAGGAACCGGCGGGTAGAGCTGGTAGAGCTGGTAGAGCTGGTAGAGCTGGTAAAGCTGGTAAAGCTTTAG
- the prmA gene encoding 50S ribosomal protein L11 methyltransferase has product MDFIELRVKAPRELADILVAELAEVGFDTFEDNDEGFCAYTTEDVFNPDNVAEIVSRYEGIGEVEHSHRIITRQNWNAEWEKNFQPLVIAEKVSVRAPFHEARPDLEYEIVIMPRMSFGTGHHDTTALMIENQLTIDHQHKRVLDMGCGTGILAVMAVHLGADYVLAVDVEPWTAENAADNAAENNVQDKVEARLGDITALEGEAPFDIILANINRNVLLEDMGAYGQYLKPGGPILFSGFYEEDLPLIRAAAEKAGFRYESMRTRNHWVSAIFRK; this is encoded by the coding sequence ATGGATTTTATAGAACTGCGCGTGAAGGCGCCCCGCGAGCTGGCCGATATCTTAGTAGCCGAGCTGGCCGAAGTAGGGTTTGATACCTTCGAAGACAACGACGAAGGCTTCTGCGCCTACACCACCGAGGACGTATTTAACCCCGACAATGTAGCGGAAATTGTGAGCCGCTACGAAGGCATTGGGGAGGTAGAGCACAGCCACCGCATCATCACTCGCCAGAACTGGAACGCCGAGTGGGAGAAGAACTTCCAGCCGCTGGTTATTGCCGAGAAAGTATCGGTGCGGGCGCCGTTCCACGAGGCCCGACCGGATCTGGAATACGAAATCGTGATTATGCCGCGCATGTCCTTCGGCACCGGCCACCACGATACCACCGCGCTGATGATTGAAAATCAGCTCACTATCGACCACCAGCATAAGCGTGTGCTGGACATGGGCTGCGGCACCGGCATTCTGGCCGTTATGGCCGTGCACCTGGGCGCCGACTACGTGCTGGCCGTGGACGTAGAGCCCTGGACCGCCGAAAATGCCGCCGACAACGCCGCCGAAAACAATGTGCAGGACAAAGTGGAAGCCCGCCTCGGCGACATCACCGCCCTGGAAGGCGAAGCTCCTTTCGATATTATTCTGGCCAACATCAACCGCAACGTACTGCTGGAAGATATGGGCGCCTATGGTCAGTATCTGAAGCCGGGCGGACCTATTCTGTTCTCCGGTTTCTATGAGGAAGATCTGCCCCTGATTCGGGCCGCCGCGGAAAAGGCTGGCTTCCGGTATGAATCTATGCGCACGCGCAACCATTGGGTATCGGCTATTTTCCGGAAATAA
- the plsY gene encoding glycerol-3-phosphate 1-O-acyltransferase PlsY, giving the protein MNLPIVIGLLVAAYLVGSIPTALWVGRWFFGLDIREHGSGNAGATNTFRVLGKKPGSFVMAVDVLKGWAATSLATVMMQQGAIQPGQLLYFQLACGVLAVIGHIYPIWAGFRGGKGVATVLGMMLAIAPATVGVCILVFIVMLLLFRYVSLSSMTAGVVFALLQLFPAFRPDNSLLVWFGFVLSLLLIYTHRANIGRLRAGTESRVPMPWDKK; this is encoded by the coding sequence ATGAATCTGCCCATTGTCATCGGTCTGCTGGTGGCCGCTTACCTGGTTGGCTCCATTCCCACCGCGCTGTGGGTAGGCCGCTGGTTTTTTGGCCTCGATATCCGGGAGCACGGCTCGGGCAACGCCGGCGCCACCAATACCTTCCGGGTGCTGGGCAAAAAGCCCGGCTCCTTCGTTATGGCCGTGGATGTGCTGAAGGGCTGGGCCGCTACTTCTCTGGCTACTGTGATGATGCAGCAGGGCGCCATTCAGCCCGGGCAGTTGCTCTACTTTCAGCTGGCCTGTGGGGTGCTGGCCGTCATTGGACACATTTATCCCATCTGGGCGGGCTTCCGGGGCGGCAAAGGCGTGGCTACCGTATTGGGTATGATGCTGGCTATTGCCCCGGCTACGGTGGGCGTGTGTATTCTGGTGTTTATCGTGATGCTACTGCTGTTTCGCTACGTTTCGCTCAGCAGCATGACGGCCGGAGTAGTCTTTGCGCTGCTGCAACTCTTCCCGGCTTTCCGTCCCGATAATTCGCTGCTGGTGTGGTTTGGTTTCGTGCTGTCCCTGCTGCTGATTTACACCCACCGCGCTAATATTGGGAGGCTGCGGGCCGGTACGGAAAGCCGCGTGCCCATGCCATGGGATAAGAAGTAG
- a CDS encoding dipeptidase gives MASYLEQNKDRFLSELLDWLRIPSVSADPKFHGDVLRAADFLKTRLEEAGMENVELCQTAGYPIVYGDKIIDPSLPTVLVYGHYDVQPADPYELWTSPPFEPVIKDGKIYARGACDDKGQVYMHVKAFEMMMQDGGVPCNVKVMFEGEEEVGSSNLGIFVKANKEKLKADVILISDTGILSNDQPSIEVGLRGLSYHQVEVTGPNRDLHSGLYGGAVPNPINVLCKMIASLHDENNHITIPEFYNNVAVLSEADRAELNRVPHSDEEFKESIGLKDIYGEKGYTTVERIGIRPTLDVNGIWGGYTGEGAKTVIASKAYAKISMRLVPHQTSDEITALFQKHFESIAPASVTVKVTPHHGGEPVVTPTNSVAYQAAADALETTFGKKPIPTRGGGSIPIVAMFKSELGLDTVLLGFGLDSDAIHSPNEHYGVFNFFKGIETIPHFYRNYAAGMQK, from the coding sequence ATGGCTTCTTACCTCGAACAGAATAAAGACCGTTTCCTGAGCGAACTGCTCGACTGGCTCCGCATCCCTTCGGTTTCCGCTGACCCTAAGTTCCACGGCGACGTGCTGCGGGCCGCCGACTTCCTGAAAACGCGCCTGGAAGAAGCCGGCATGGAAAACGTGGAGCTGTGCCAGACGGCCGGTTACCCCATTGTGTACGGCGACAAAATCATTGACCCCAGCCTGCCCACCGTGCTGGTGTACGGCCACTACGATGTGCAGCCCGCCGACCCGTATGAGCTGTGGACCTCGCCACCCTTCGAGCCCGTTATTAAAGACGGTAAGATCTACGCCCGCGGCGCCTGCGACGACAAAGGCCAGGTGTACATGCACGTAAAAGCCTTCGAAATGATGATGCAGGACGGCGGCGTGCCTTGCAACGTGAAGGTGATGTTTGAGGGCGAGGAGGAAGTAGGCTCCAGCAACCTGGGCATCTTCGTGAAAGCCAACAAGGAGAAACTGAAGGCCGATGTCATCCTGATTTCGGACACCGGCATCCTCTCCAACGACCAGCCCAGCATTGAGGTAGGTCTGCGTGGCCTGAGCTACCACCAGGTAGAAGTAACCGGCCCCAACCGCGACCTGCACTCCGGCCTCTACGGGGGCGCCGTACCCAACCCCATCAACGTGCTGTGCAAGATGATTGCCTCCCTGCACGATGAGAACAACCACATTACCATTCCCGAGTTCTACAACAATGTAGCCGTACTCAGCGAGGCCGACCGTGCCGAGTTGAACCGCGTGCCGCACTCCGATGAGGAGTTTAAGGAGAGCATCGGCCTGAAAGATATCTACGGCGAAAAAGGCTACACCACCGTGGAGCGCATTGGCATTCGGCCCACGCTGGACGTAAACGGCATCTGGGGCGGCTACACCGGCGAGGGTGCCAAAACGGTTATTGCCTCCAAAGCCTACGCCAAAATCTCCATGCGCCTGGTGCCGCACCAGACCTCGGATGAAATTACGGCGCTCTTCCAGAAGCATTTCGAAAGCATTGCCCCGGCCAGCGTAACCGTAAAAGTAACCCCGCACCACGGCGGTGAGCCGGTAGTAACACCCACCAATTCGGTAGCCTACCAGGCCGCCGCCGATGCTTTGGAAACCACCTTCGGCAAAAAGCCTATTCCTACCCGGGGTGGCGGTTCCATTCCCATTGTGGCCATGTTTAAATCAGAGCTGGGCCTGGATACCGTGCTGCTCGGCTTCGGACTGGATTCGGACGCCATTCACTCGCCCAATGAGCACTACGGCGTGTTTAACTTCTTTAAGGGCATTGAAACCATTCCGCATTTCTACCGCAACTACGCGGCGGGCATGCAGAAGTAA
- a CDS encoding porin family protein, with the protein MKKAFLPLLLLAGLAGTAQAQSDVSLGLKAGGTLSSFVGKQAGSAKSIFGFHAGGFANIGFTDMLAFQPELLYSQKGAEIPSVPNPHTRHLGYVDVPLLLHVNADGLFFEAGPQLGFLVSAKDKYNTITYDRKSRYNTFDLGYAAGLGYQRKTGPGIGLRYNGGITNIEKATTVGSATVQNNIRNSAFQLYLTYSFNGR; encoded by the coding sequence ATGAAAAAAGCATTTCTTCCTCTTTTGCTGCTGGCCGGCCTGGCGGGTACCGCTCAGGCTCAAAGCGACGTTTCCTTAGGCCTGAAGGCGGGCGGCACCCTTTCCTCTTTTGTGGGCAAGCAGGCCGGCAGCGCTAAGTCTATTTTCGGCTTCCACGCCGGGGGCTTCGCTAACATCGGCTTTACGGATATGCTGGCCTTTCAGCCCGAGCTGCTGTATTCCCAGAAAGGGGCCGAAATACCTTCCGTTCCCAACCCACACACCCGCCATCTGGGCTACGTGGATGTTCCACTGCTGCTGCACGTAAATGCCGATGGCCTGTTCTTTGAAGCCGGCCCGCAACTGGGCTTTCTGGTGTCGGCCAAAGACAAGTACAACACCATTACCTACGATCGAAAAAGCCGGTACAACACCTTTGATCTGGGTTATGCGGCGGGCCTGGGCTATCAGCGCAAAACGGGGCCGGGCATTGGCCTGCGCTATAATGGCGGCATCACCAACATAGAAAAAGCCACTACGGTGGGCAGCGCCACGGTGCAGAACAACATCCGCAACAGTGCTTTTCAGCTTTATCTTACTTACTCCTTCAACGGCCGTTAA
- a CDS encoding porin family protein, translating into MKKSTVLVAALLSVAAFSSAQAQGVRLGLRAGANYSNLSGNIKNENTYNNKLGFVGGVMLNAPIVENFFSIQPELLYSQKGFENKPTEYTNILGYQTKREGKVNYNYLDLPILAKINADGFYFEAGPQISYLLSSNNQTKTTTTSPLTGEPETSQAENQNDVSELNRTELGYAAGLGYQAENGLSIGLRYTGAFSDLVKSDNGDTYFNGDLKNARHSAFQVSLGYLIGNK; encoded by the coding sequence ATGAAAAAGTCCACCGTTCTCGTAGCCGCTTTGCTTTCTGTCGCGGCATTTTCTTCGGCCCAGGCACAGGGTGTGCGTTTGGGTCTGCGCGCCGGCGCTAACTATTCCAACCTGTCCGGCAATATCAAAAACGAAAACACTTACAATAACAAGCTCGGCTTTGTGGGTGGCGTTATGCTGAATGCCCCTATCGTGGAGAATTTCTTCTCCATTCAGCCTGAGCTTTTGTACTCGCAGAAAGGCTTTGAAAACAAGCCTACGGAGTATACTAACATACTGGGTTACCAGACAAAGCGTGAAGGCAAGGTAAACTACAACTACCTGGACCTTCCTATTCTGGCCAAAATCAATGCTGATGGTTTCTACTTTGAAGCAGGCCCGCAGATATCATATCTGCTGAGTTCGAATAATCAGACTAAAACTACCACCACCAGCCCACTGACAGGTGAGCCCGAGACTTCCCAAGCCGAAAACCAGAACGACGTGAGCGAGCTGAACCGCACGGAACTGGGCTACGCTGCCGGCTTGGGCTACCAAGCCGAAAATGGCCTAAGCATAGGCCTGCGCTACACTGGCGCCTTCAGCGACCTGGTGAAGAGCGACAATGGCGACACCTACTTCAACGGCGACCTGAAAAATGCCCGCCACTCTGCCTTCCAGGTTTCTCTGGGGTATCTGATTGGCAATAAGTAA
- a CDS encoding porin family protein, translated as MKKAVFILAAALFTTGAVQAQKTIFGLKAGANLSNIVGSDAPDANQLKLGGLGGAVVNFPASSNGFLSIQPELLYSMKGTSQNAGATKSTIHYIDVPVLARLDLEGPFLVLGPQANVLLTSNSGRTGYRPVNYGGTAGVGYQSEGGLSVELRYNRDVTPLKEDNGNIKVHNYNSVIQAQVGYLFLGSDNPSFNRARHNRSKY; from the coding sequence ATGAAAAAGGCCGTTTTTATCCTAGCCGCTGCGCTTTTTACTACGGGTGCCGTGCAGGCGCAAAAAACCATATTTGGACTTAAAGCCGGGGCTAACCTGAGCAACATTGTGGGCTCTGATGCGCCGGATGCCAACCAGCTCAAGCTAGGTGGGCTGGGCGGCGCAGTAGTCAATTTTCCGGCTTCTTCTAATGGGTTCCTATCCATTCAGCCCGAGCTGCTGTACTCCATGAAGGGCACCAGCCAGAATGCTGGTGCTACCAAATCCACCATCCATTACATAGACGTGCCCGTGCTGGCCCGGCTGGATCTGGAGGGGCCGTTTCTGGTGCTGGGCCCTCAGGCTAACGTTCTATTGACTTCCAACTCTGGTAGAACGGGCTACCGGCCGGTTAACTACGGCGGCACGGCCGGGGTGGGCTATCAGTCGGAAGGCGGGCTGAGCGTAGAGTTGCGTTATAACCGGGATGTAACTCCTCTGAAGGAAGACAACGGGAATATCAAAGTACACAACTACAACTCCGTCATACAGGCGCAGGTGGGCTACTTGTTTTTGGGCAGTGATAACCCTTCATTTAACCGCGCCAGACACAACCGCAGCAAGTACTAA